In one Fluviispira vulneris genomic region, the following are encoded:
- a CDS encoding shikimate kinase, producing MTKYWAKKFKNIILTGMPGAGKTSFGKIYAHMSDRLFLDFDSFIESTTRKSIPQLFELEGEEGFRRLEEKILHKLERRHNFVIAMGGGTLQKPENLNYARRLGLIVTLKTPLDIISQRIFAAKDNRPFFAHCKTLEQVQEKVNNLWEERKESYEQADVVIETAYNSMETLKMHLSLIERRADNREYMQDVYNIMNKKLRQSSRWIEKDDPLPEKNTDI from the coding sequence ATGACAAAGTATTGGGCAAAGAAGTTTAAAAATATCATTCTCACAGGCATGCCTGGTGCAGGTAAAACGTCATTTGGAAAAATATATGCACATATGAGCGATCGTTTATTTTTAGATTTCGATTCTTTTATTGAGTCTACGACAAGGAAATCTATCCCCCAATTATTTGAACTTGAAGGCGAAGAAGGTTTTAGGCGACTCGAAGAAAAAATATTGCACAAACTCGAACGCAGACATAATTTCGTAATTGCCATGGGTGGGGGAACTCTGCAAAAACCTGAGAATTTAAATTACGCTCGCCGTTTGGGACTTATTGTTACGTTAAAAACTCCACTCGATATCATCAGTCAACGCATTTTCGCTGCGAAAGATAACCGTCCGTTCTTTGCACATTGTAAAACTCTTGAACAAGTTCAAGAAAAAGTAAATAACCTTTGGGAAGAAAGAAAAGAGTCCTACGAACAAGCGGATGTCGTAATTGAAACTGCATATAATTCTATGGAAACATTAAAAATGCATCTTTCCTTGATCGAACGCCGTGCGGACAATCGTGAATATATGCAAGATGTTTATAATATAATGAACAAAAAACTAAGACAATCCTCACGCTGGATTGAAAAAGATGATCCTCTTCCCGAAAAAAATACTGATATATAA
- a CDS encoding carbonic anhydrase, whose translation MKEGNGKASFIFVFTVLIIFLRLNASAVPGKYVEKHWSYEGSTGPAKWGMLMQEFQACIAGKKQSPIDIKEQNLKQDNDIPSLSFAYFSTPLNIFNNGHTIQVNYERGSKLTIAHDVYELSQFDFHRPSEHAIEGKRADMEVHFVHRKEDGTQVIIAILMKKGFRNKPLEKLFNNLPGKNVSEKKVEARINALDIFPQKGGFYTYSGSLTHPPCLENVTWYVLKNPIELSAEQLNQFSKLFQMNVRPLQKLEGRIIEVKD comes from the coding sequence ATGAAGGAAGGCAATGGGAAAGCTTCCTTTATATTTGTTTTTACAGTTCTCATTATATTTTTGCGCTTAAATGCATCCGCTGTCCCAGGCAAATATGTTGAAAAACATTGGAGTTATGAAGGGAGTACGGGACCGGCAAAATGGGGTATGCTTATGCAGGAATTTCAAGCCTGTATTGCTGGAAAAAAACAATCCCCTATCGATATTAAAGAGCAAAATTTAAAGCAAGACAACGATATTCCTTCATTAAGTTTCGCATATTTTAGCACACCGCTTAATATTTTTAACAATGGTCACACGATTCAAGTGAATTATGAAAGAGGAAGTAAGCTTACTATTGCTCATGATGTGTATGAATTGAGCCAATTTGATTTTCACAGGCCGAGCGAACATGCCATCGAAGGGAAACGAGCAGATATGGAAGTTCACTTTGTCCACAGAAAAGAAGACGGTACACAGGTTATCATTGCGATATTAATGAAAAAAGGTTTTAGAAATAAACCGTTAGAAAAATTGTTCAATAACTTGCCTGGAAAAAATGTCTCTGAAAAAAAAGTAGAAGCGAGGATCAATGCTTTGGATATTTTTCCGCAAAAGGGTGGATTTTATACATACTCAGGCTCATTAACTCATCCGCCTTGCTTAGAAAATGTAACTTGGTATGTTTTAAAAAATCCTATAGAGCTGTCAGCTGAGCAATTAAATCAATTTTCTAAGTTATTTCAAATGAATGTCAGGCCTTTGCAGAAGCTAGAAGGGCGCATTATCGAGGTTAAAGATTAG